A window from Citrus sinensis cultivar Valencia sweet orange chromosome 3, DVS_A1.0, whole genome shotgun sequence encodes these proteins:
- the LOC102613617 gene encoding syntaxin-71 isoform X2 translates to MSVIDLITRVDAICKKYDKYDVDKQKELNVYGDDAFARLYGVVQADLDAALQKSEAAATEKNRATAVAMNAEIRRTKARLLEEVAKLQRLAFKKVKGLSKEELEARSDLVAALKDRIEGIPDGSTAAAKQTGGGTTSASYTGIKFDTYSGGKFDDEYFQETEESSGFRQEYEMRRMKQDQGLDVIGEGLDTLKNMAHDMNEEIDRQVPMMDEIDEKVDRATSDLKSTNVRLKDTLTQLRSSRNFCIDIILLCIILGIAAYLYNVLK, encoded by the exons atgagtGTGATAGATTTGATCACAAGAGTCGACGcgatttgcaagaaatatgACAAGTACGATGTCGATAAACAAAAAGAGCTCAACGTCTACGGCGACGACGCTTTCGCTCGCCTGTACGGCGTCGTTCAGGCCGACCTCGACGCTGCTCTGCAG aaatcgGAGGCGGCAGCAACAGAGAAAAATCGTGCGACGGCAGTTGCGATGAACGCGGAGATACGAAGAACAAAAGCTAGGTTGCTTGAAGAAGTGGCTAAATTACAAAGACTTGCTTTTAAAAAG GTAAAAGGGCTTTCAAAAGAGGAACTTGAGGCTCGAAGTGACTTAGTTGCTGCTCTCAAAGATAGAATTGAAGGGATACCTGATGGTTCAACAGCTGCAGCTAAACAAACTGGTGGTGGGACAACTTCGGCCTCATACACAGGAATCAAATTTGACACTTATTCAG GTGGGAAATTTGATGATGAATATTTCCAAGAAACCGAAGAGTCGAGTGGGTTTAGGCAAGAGTATGAGATGCGGAGAATGAAACAG GACCAAGGTTTAGATGTTATAGGGGAAGGTTTGGACACATTGAAGAACATGGCTCATGACATGAATGAG GAAATTGACAGGCAAGTGCCCATGATGgatgaaattgatgaaaag GTTGACAGGGCAACCTCTGATCTGAAAAGTACCAACGTGAGACTCAAGGATACTCTAACCCAG CTGAGATCCAGTCGAAACTTCTGCATTGATATCATCCTCTTGTGCATAATCCTAGGAATTGCTGCCTATTTATACAA TGTGTTAAAGTGA
- the LOC127901525 gene encoding uncharacterized protein LOC127901525 isoform X1 — translation MVENLIPCYRFNLIILSYCVFLSCFFVRSYSLGEVDAYGTFSISSFRYPETRLRPFDSRYFRVDLPPWFSSLSIVLESDVDLDARSIAKVPESALPLICLRDGSLPLPQVTNAFVKGLVLGSFSNGSSNELEDIQNEEQCYPMQKNISVKLTNEQISPGAWYLGFFNGVGAIRTQSKMIIRGPSYSFTANISVEGCTTSTMWGQYCNQSVDPLSCVRSDSYNLTEQFPDSKLNNKTTENGIFCRNSFDSPCHGNGEIKVFFLDVLGIAEQLIIMAMNVTFSMTQSNNTLNAGGANIVCFARHGAMPSEILHDYSGDISNGPLIVDSPKVGRWYITIIPVNLSKELGETRNAGIQVCYSLEWQVLECPMGKAGLNCKWERYILQTVIRKETLFESYYIPVSEKVPSDSAAFPLEPLLSNSSYDEGQDNTWTYFLLDIPRGAAGGSIHIQLTSDTKIKHEIYAKSGGLPSLQSWDYYYANRTNNSVGSMFFKLYNSSEEKVDFYILYVREGTWGFGIRHVNTSKSETVMSVSLERCPKRCSSHGQCRNAFDASGLTLYSFCACDRDHGGFDCSVELVSHRGHVQQSVALIASNAAALLPAYQALRQKAFAEWVLFTASGISSGLYHACDVGTWCALSFNVLQFMDFWLSFMAVVSTFIYLTTIDEALKRTIHTVVAILTAMMAITKATRSSNIILVISIGAAGLLIGLLVELSTKFRSFSLRFGFCMNMVDRQQTIMEWLRNFMKTILRRFRWGFVLVGFAALAMAAISWKLETSQSYWIWHSIWHVSIYTSSFFFLCSKVSSLNSENQRPLDGTYELTRQDSMPRGDSEGRERPEVLTI, via the exons atggtaGAGAATTTGATTCCATGCTATCGGTTTAATCTGATTATTCTCAGTTACTGTGTTTTCTTATCATGTTTCTTTGTCCGCTCTTATTCACTCGGTGAAGTGGATGCCTACGGCACTTTCTCTATCTCGAGTTTTAGATATCCCGAAACTCGGCTAAGGCCATTTGATTCGCGTTATTTCAGAG TTGATTTGCCACCGTGGTTCTCTTCATTGTCGATAGTGTTGGAGTCAGACGTTGACCTC GATGCCAGAAGCATAGCAAAAGTTCCGGAAAGTGCTCTGCCCTTGATTTGCTTGAGAGATGGCAGTCTCCCTCTGCCTCAAGTCACAAATGCTTTTGTAAAAGGTTTAG TGTTAGGTTCTTTCTCAAATGGATCTTCAAATGAATTAGAGGATATTCAGAATGAGGAGCAGTGCTATCCGATGCAGAAAAATATATCAGTGAAGTTGACAAATGAGCAG ATATCTCCAGGAGCTTGGTATCTTGGATTTTTCAATGGCGTCGGAGCAATAAGGACACAATCAAAGATG ATTATTCGAGGCCCATCGTACTCCTTTACCGCCAACATTAGCGTGGAAGGATGTACAACCTCAACAATGTGGGGCCAGTACTGCAATCAGTCAGTTGACCCTCTATCGTGTGTTCGATCTGACAGTTACAATCTTACTGAACAGTTTCCTGATAGTAAGCTGAACAACAAGACCACTGAAAATGGGATTTTTTGCAGAAATTCTTTTGACTCACCTTGCCATGGAAACGGCGAAATTAAAGTCTTCTTCTTGGATGTGTTGGGAATAGCAGAACAATTAATCATTATGGCTATGAATGTCACATTTAGCATGACACAATCAAATAATACTCTAAATGCCGGTGGAGCTAACATAGTGTGTTTTGCTCGTCATGGTGCAATGCCTTCAGAAATTCTGCATGATTATTCAGGTGACATATCCAATGGCCCTCTGATTGTTGACTCACCTAAGGTTGGTCGATGGTATATTACTATTATACCTGTTAATCTTTCAAAAGAACTTGGAGAGACTCGGAATGCTGGCATACAGGTTTGCTATTCCTTGGAATGGCAAGTACTTGAATGTCCCATGGGGAAGGCCGGATTAAATTGTAAGTGGGAAAGATATATACTTCAG ACAGTTATCAGGAAAGAGACCCTGTTTGAGTCCTATTATATACCAGTCAGTGAAAAAGTACCCTCAGATTCCGCTGCTTTTCCTCTTGAACCCCTTTTAAGCAACTCCTCTTACGATGAAGGACAAGATAATACTTggacttattttcttttggacATTCCTCGGGGTGCAGCTGGAGGAAGTATCCATATCCAACTGACATCAGATACAAAGATAAAACATGAAATATATGCTAAATCTGGAGGATTGCCATCTCTTCAGAGCTGGGACTATTACTATGCAAACAGGACAAATAACAGTGTTGGGTCTATGTTCTTTAAGTTGTATAATTCAAGTGAAGAAAAGGTTGATTTCTATATCTTATACGTTAGAGAAGGAACTTGGGGTTTTGGTATAAGGCATGTAAATACCTCCAAAAGTGAGACGGTCATGTCTGTTTCGCTTGAAAGATGCCCAAAAAGATGCTCGTCACACGGGCAATGCAGAAATGCTTTCGATGCTAGTGGATTGACATTATACag CTTCTGTGCCTGTGATAGAGACCATGGAGGCTTTGACTGCAGTGTTGAACTTGTATCACATCGAG GACATGTGCAGCAATCCGTTGCTCTCATTGCTTCAAATGCTGCAGCTCTACTTCCTGCCTATCAGGCCCTTCGACAGAAG GCGTTTGCAGAATGGGTACTCTTCACGGCAAGTGGTATCTCTAGTGGATTATATCATGCATGTGATGTTGGCACCTGGTGCGCATTATCCTTTAATGTCTTACAG TTCATGGACTTCTGGCTCTCTTTCATGGCCGTGGTGAGCACTTTCATATACCTAACTACAATTGATGAAGCATTGAAAAGGACAATTCACACAGTTGTAGCCATCCTTACAGCCATGATGGCCATAACTAAGGCAACCAG GTCTTCCAATATTATTCTTGTAATATCAATTGGAGCAGCGGGTCTTCTTATTGGATTGCTGGTGGAGCTCTCCACTAAGTTTAGATCATTTTCCTTACGATTCGGTTTTTGTATGAACATGGTAGACAG ACAGCAAACTATTATGGAATGGCTTCGGAATTTCATGAAGACAATTCTGCGACGATTTCGCTGGGGTTTTGTACTAGTGGGTTTCGCTGCATTAGCAATGGCAGCAATAAGCTGGAAATTGGAAACTAGTCAAAGTTACTGGATTTGGCACAG TATTTGGCATGTGAGCATATATACATCTTCATTCTTCTTCCTTTGTTCAAAAGTTTCTAGCTTAAATAGTGAGAATCAAAGACCCCTAGATGGAACCTATGAGCTAACTCGGCAGGATTCAATGCCGAGAGGTGATTCTGAGGGGAGGGAAAGACCGGAGGTTTTGACGATCTAG
- the LOC127901525 gene encoding uncharacterized protein LOC127901525 isoform X3: MVENLIPCYRFNLIILSYCVFLSCFFVRSYSLGEVDAYGTFSISSFRYPETRLRPFDSRYFRVDLPPWFSSLSIVLESDVDLDARSIAKVPESALPLICLRDGSLPLPQVTNAFVKGLVLGSFSNGSSNELEDIQNEEQCYPMQKNISVKLTNEQISPGAWYLGFFNGVGAIRTQSKMIIRGPSYSFTANISVEGCTTSTMWGQYCNQSVDPLSCVRSDSYNLTEQFPDSKLNNKTTENGIFCRNSFDSPCHGNGEIKVFFLDVLGIAEQLIIMAMNVTFSMTQSNNTLNAGGANIVCFARHGAMPSEILHDYSGDISNGPLIVDSPKVGRWYITIIPVNLSKELGETRNAGIQVCYSLEWQVLECPMGKAGLNCKWERYILQTVIRKETLFESYYIPVSEKVPSDSAAFPLEPLLSNSSYDEGQDNTWTYFLLDIPRGAAGGSIHIQLTSDTKIKHEIYAKSGGLPSLQSWDYYYANRTNNSVGSMFFKLYNSSEEKVDFYILYVREGTWGFGIRHVNTSKSETVMSVSLERCPKRCSSHGQCRNAFDASGLTLYSFCACDRDHGGFDCSVELVSHRGHVQQSVALIASNAAALLPAYQALRQKAFAEWVLFTASGISSGLYHACDVGTWCALSFNVLQFMDFWLSFMAVVSTFIYLTTIDEALKRTIHTVVAILTAMMAITKATRSSNIILVISIGAAGLLIGLLVELSTKFRSFSLRFGFCMNMVDSKLLWNGFGIS; the protein is encoded by the exons atggtaGAGAATTTGATTCCATGCTATCGGTTTAATCTGATTATTCTCAGTTACTGTGTTTTCTTATCATGTTTCTTTGTCCGCTCTTATTCACTCGGTGAAGTGGATGCCTACGGCACTTTCTCTATCTCGAGTTTTAGATATCCCGAAACTCGGCTAAGGCCATTTGATTCGCGTTATTTCAGAG TTGATTTGCCACCGTGGTTCTCTTCATTGTCGATAGTGTTGGAGTCAGACGTTGACCTC GATGCCAGAAGCATAGCAAAAGTTCCGGAAAGTGCTCTGCCCTTGATTTGCTTGAGAGATGGCAGTCTCCCTCTGCCTCAAGTCACAAATGCTTTTGTAAAAGGTTTAG TGTTAGGTTCTTTCTCAAATGGATCTTCAAATGAATTAGAGGATATTCAGAATGAGGAGCAGTGCTATCCGATGCAGAAAAATATATCAGTGAAGTTGACAAATGAGCAG ATATCTCCAGGAGCTTGGTATCTTGGATTTTTCAATGGCGTCGGAGCAATAAGGACACAATCAAAGATG ATTATTCGAGGCCCATCGTACTCCTTTACCGCCAACATTAGCGTGGAAGGATGTACAACCTCAACAATGTGGGGCCAGTACTGCAATCAGTCAGTTGACCCTCTATCGTGTGTTCGATCTGACAGTTACAATCTTACTGAACAGTTTCCTGATAGTAAGCTGAACAACAAGACCACTGAAAATGGGATTTTTTGCAGAAATTCTTTTGACTCACCTTGCCATGGAAACGGCGAAATTAAAGTCTTCTTCTTGGATGTGTTGGGAATAGCAGAACAATTAATCATTATGGCTATGAATGTCACATTTAGCATGACACAATCAAATAATACTCTAAATGCCGGTGGAGCTAACATAGTGTGTTTTGCTCGTCATGGTGCAATGCCTTCAGAAATTCTGCATGATTATTCAGGTGACATATCCAATGGCCCTCTGATTGTTGACTCACCTAAGGTTGGTCGATGGTATATTACTATTATACCTGTTAATCTTTCAAAAGAACTTGGAGAGACTCGGAATGCTGGCATACAGGTTTGCTATTCCTTGGAATGGCAAGTACTTGAATGTCCCATGGGGAAGGCCGGATTAAATTGTAAGTGGGAAAGATATATACTTCAG ACAGTTATCAGGAAAGAGACCCTGTTTGAGTCCTATTATATACCAGTCAGTGAAAAAGTACCCTCAGATTCCGCTGCTTTTCCTCTTGAACCCCTTTTAAGCAACTCCTCTTACGATGAAGGACAAGATAATACTTggacttattttcttttggacATTCCTCGGGGTGCAGCTGGAGGAAGTATCCATATCCAACTGACATCAGATACAAAGATAAAACATGAAATATATGCTAAATCTGGAGGATTGCCATCTCTTCAGAGCTGGGACTATTACTATGCAAACAGGACAAATAACAGTGTTGGGTCTATGTTCTTTAAGTTGTATAATTCAAGTGAAGAAAAGGTTGATTTCTATATCTTATACGTTAGAGAAGGAACTTGGGGTTTTGGTATAAGGCATGTAAATACCTCCAAAAGTGAGACGGTCATGTCTGTTTCGCTTGAAAGATGCCCAAAAAGATGCTCGTCACACGGGCAATGCAGAAATGCTTTCGATGCTAGTGGATTGACATTATACag CTTCTGTGCCTGTGATAGAGACCATGGAGGCTTTGACTGCAGTGTTGAACTTGTATCACATCGAG GACATGTGCAGCAATCCGTTGCTCTCATTGCTTCAAATGCTGCAGCTCTACTTCCTGCCTATCAGGCCCTTCGACAGAAG GCGTTTGCAGAATGGGTACTCTTCACGGCAAGTGGTATCTCTAGTGGATTATATCATGCATGTGATGTTGGCACCTGGTGCGCATTATCCTTTAATGTCTTACAG TTCATGGACTTCTGGCTCTCTTTCATGGCCGTGGTGAGCACTTTCATATACCTAACTACAATTGATGAAGCATTGAAAAGGACAATTCACACAGTTGTAGCCATCCTTACAGCCATGATGGCCATAACTAAGGCAACCAG GTCTTCCAATATTATTCTTGTAATATCAATTGGAGCAGCGGGTCTTCTTATTGGATTGCTGGTGGAGCTCTCCACTAAGTTTAGATCATTTTCCTTACGATTCGGTTTTTGTATGAACATGGTAGACAG CAAACTATTATGGAATGGCTTCGGAATTTCATGA
- the LOC127901525 gene encoding uncharacterized protein LOC127901525 isoform X2, producing MVENLIPCYRFNLIILSYCVFLSCFFVRSYSLGEVDAYGTFSISSFRYPETRLRPFDSRYFRVDLPPWFSSLSIVLESDVDLDARSIAKVPESALPLICLRDGSLPLPQVTNAFVKGLVLGSFSNGSSNELEDIQNEEQCYPMQKNISVKLTNEQISPGAWYLGFFNGVGAIRTQSKMIIRGPSYSFTANISVEGCTTSTMWGQYCNQNSFDSPCHGNGEIKVFFLDVLGIAEQLIIMAMNVTFSMTQSNNTLNAGGANIVCFARHGAMPSEILHDYSGDISNGPLIVDSPKVGRWYITIIPVNLSKELGETRNAGIQVCYSLEWQVLECPMGKAGLNCKWERYILQTVIRKETLFESYYIPVSEKVPSDSAAFPLEPLLSNSSYDEGQDNTWTYFLLDIPRGAAGGSIHIQLTSDTKIKHEIYAKSGGLPSLQSWDYYYANRTNNSVGSMFFKLYNSSEEKVDFYILYVREGTWGFGIRHVNTSKSETVMSVSLERCPKRCSSHGQCRNAFDASGLTLYSFCACDRDHGGFDCSVELVSHRGHVQQSVALIASNAAALLPAYQALRQKAFAEWVLFTASGISSGLYHACDVGTWCALSFNVLQFMDFWLSFMAVVSTFIYLTTIDEALKRTIHTVVAILTAMMAITKATRSSNIILVISIGAAGLLIGLLVELSTKFRSFSLRFGFCMNMVDRQQTIMEWLRNFMKTILRRFRWGFVLVGFAALAMAAISWKLETSQSYWIWHSIWHVSIYTSSFFFLCSKVSSLNSENQRPLDGTYELTRQDSMPRGDSEGRERPEVLTI from the exons atggtaGAGAATTTGATTCCATGCTATCGGTTTAATCTGATTATTCTCAGTTACTGTGTTTTCTTATCATGTTTCTTTGTCCGCTCTTATTCACTCGGTGAAGTGGATGCCTACGGCACTTTCTCTATCTCGAGTTTTAGATATCCCGAAACTCGGCTAAGGCCATTTGATTCGCGTTATTTCAGAG TTGATTTGCCACCGTGGTTCTCTTCATTGTCGATAGTGTTGGAGTCAGACGTTGACCTC GATGCCAGAAGCATAGCAAAAGTTCCGGAAAGTGCTCTGCCCTTGATTTGCTTGAGAGATGGCAGTCTCCCTCTGCCTCAAGTCACAAATGCTTTTGTAAAAGGTTTAG TGTTAGGTTCTTTCTCAAATGGATCTTCAAATGAATTAGAGGATATTCAGAATGAGGAGCAGTGCTATCCGATGCAGAAAAATATATCAGTGAAGTTGACAAATGAGCAG ATATCTCCAGGAGCTTGGTATCTTGGATTTTTCAATGGCGTCGGAGCAATAAGGACACAATCAAAGATG ATTATTCGAGGCCCATCGTACTCCTTTACCGCCAACATTAGCGTGGAAGGATGTACAACCTCAACAATGTGGGGCCAGTACTGCAATCA AAATTCTTTTGACTCACCTTGCCATGGAAACGGCGAAATTAAAGTCTTCTTCTTGGATGTGTTGGGAATAGCAGAACAATTAATCATTATGGCTATGAATGTCACATTTAGCATGACACAATCAAATAATACTCTAAATGCCGGTGGAGCTAACATAGTGTGTTTTGCTCGTCATGGTGCAATGCCTTCAGAAATTCTGCATGATTATTCAGGTGACATATCCAATGGCCCTCTGATTGTTGACTCACCTAAGGTTGGTCGATGGTATATTACTATTATACCTGTTAATCTTTCAAAAGAACTTGGAGAGACTCGGAATGCTGGCATACAGGTTTGCTATTCCTTGGAATGGCAAGTACTTGAATGTCCCATGGGGAAGGCCGGATTAAATTGTAAGTGGGAAAGATATATACTTCAG ACAGTTATCAGGAAAGAGACCCTGTTTGAGTCCTATTATATACCAGTCAGTGAAAAAGTACCCTCAGATTCCGCTGCTTTTCCTCTTGAACCCCTTTTAAGCAACTCCTCTTACGATGAAGGACAAGATAATACTTggacttattttcttttggacATTCCTCGGGGTGCAGCTGGAGGAAGTATCCATATCCAACTGACATCAGATACAAAGATAAAACATGAAATATATGCTAAATCTGGAGGATTGCCATCTCTTCAGAGCTGGGACTATTACTATGCAAACAGGACAAATAACAGTGTTGGGTCTATGTTCTTTAAGTTGTATAATTCAAGTGAAGAAAAGGTTGATTTCTATATCTTATACGTTAGAGAAGGAACTTGGGGTTTTGGTATAAGGCATGTAAATACCTCCAAAAGTGAGACGGTCATGTCTGTTTCGCTTGAAAGATGCCCAAAAAGATGCTCGTCACACGGGCAATGCAGAAATGCTTTCGATGCTAGTGGATTGACATTATACag CTTCTGTGCCTGTGATAGAGACCATGGAGGCTTTGACTGCAGTGTTGAACTTGTATCACATCGAG GACATGTGCAGCAATCCGTTGCTCTCATTGCTTCAAATGCTGCAGCTCTACTTCCTGCCTATCAGGCCCTTCGACAGAAG GCGTTTGCAGAATGGGTACTCTTCACGGCAAGTGGTATCTCTAGTGGATTATATCATGCATGTGATGTTGGCACCTGGTGCGCATTATCCTTTAATGTCTTACAG TTCATGGACTTCTGGCTCTCTTTCATGGCCGTGGTGAGCACTTTCATATACCTAACTACAATTGATGAAGCATTGAAAAGGACAATTCACACAGTTGTAGCCATCCTTACAGCCATGATGGCCATAACTAAGGCAACCAG GTCTTCCAATATTATTCTTGTAATATCAATTGGAGCAGCGGGTCTTCTTATTGGATTGCTGGTGGAGCTCTCCACTAAGTTTAGATCATTTTCCTTACGATTCGGTTTTTGTATGAACATGGTAGACAG ACAGCAAACTATTATGGAATGGCTTCGGAATTTCATGAAGACAATTCTGCGACGATTTCGCTGGGGTTTTGTACTAGTGGGTTTCGCTGCATTAGCAATGGCAGCAATAAGCTGGAAATTGGAAACTAGTCAAAGTTACTGGATTTGGCACAG TATTTGGCATGTGAGCATATATACATCTTCATTCTTCTTCCTTTGTTCAAAAGTTTCTAGCTTAAATAGTGAGAATCAAAGACCCCTAGATGGAACCTATGAGCTAACTCGGCAGGATTCAATGCCGAGAGGTGATTCTGAGGGGAGGGAAAGACCGGAGGTTTTGACGATCTAG
- the LOC102613032 gene encoding calmodulin-binding receptor-like cytoplasmic kinase 2 — protein MKKSQNPLYEGRSPSTGVRSTPDRFFYSPGSHYSEASTVRNRKTSKNSLAMAAKAVAGLFVACFTPPETNSSKDFVNSNEFKPSPVISDGSRSRVSTERRRSSSQGLYVSSNNSTRGGDQSGNVQITMEEIYRATTNFSPSFKIGQGGFGTVYKGRLKDGTIVAIKRAKKSVYDKHSGAEFQSEIRTLAQVEHLNLVKFHGYLEFEDERIVIVEYVPNGTLREHLDCLQGNILDLAGRLDIAIDVAHAITYLHMYTDHPIIHRDIKSSNILLTENFRAKVADFGFARLAADTESGATHVSTQVKGTAGYLDPEYLKTYQLTEKSDVYSFGVLLVELVTGRRPIEPKRELKERITVKWAMKKFSDGDAISILDPRVENTAANNLALEKILELALQCLAPRRQNRPSMRRCAEILWSVRKDYRELAASDVLLQPSYSKRSNSTREQ, from the exons ATGAAGAAAAGCCAAAATCCTCTCTACGAAGGACGGAGCCCTAGCACCGGCGTGCGGTCAACGCCGGACCGGTTCTTCTACTCTCCAGGCTCTCATTACTCGGAGGCCTCTACCGTCCGCAACCGCAAGACTAGCAAGAACTCTCTAGCAATGGCCGCCAAAGCCGTCGCCGGACTCTTTGTTGCCTGCTTCACTCCCCCCGAAACCAATAGCTCGAAGGATTTTGTCAACTCTAATGAATTCAAACCTTCTCCAG TAATATCGGATGGTTCAAGATCAAGAGTTAGCACTGAAAGAAGGCGAAGTTCAAGTCAGGGTCTGTATGTGAGTTCAAACAATTCAACACGAGGAGGAGATCAGTCTGGCAACGTGCAGATCACCATGGAGGAAATCTACAGGGCAACTACGAACTTCTCCCCTTCTTTCAAGATTGGACAAGGAGGATTTGGAACTGTCTATAAGGGCAGACTCAAAGATGGAACCATTGTTGCTATTAAACGTGCTAAGaag AGTGTATATGATAAGCATTCGGGTGCAGAGTTTCAAAGTGAGATTCGAACGCTGGCACAGGTGGAACATTTGAATTTGGTCAAGTTCCATGGGTATTTAGAGTTTGAAGATGAAAGAATTGTTATTGTGGAGtatgttccaaatggaactcTCAGGGAACACTTGGATT GTCTGCAGGGCAACATTCTTGACCTTGCTGGAAGGCTAGATATTGCCATCGATGTGGCCCATGCCATCACCTATCTTCATATGTATACAG ACCATCCAATCATTCATAGAGACATAAAGTCCTCCAACATTCTCCTCACTGAAAACTTTCGAGCCAAGGTAGCGGACTTTGGTTTTGCTAGATTAGCAGCTGATACTGAGTCAGGTGCCACCCATGTATCAACCCAAGTTAAAGGAACTGCTGGCTACTTGGATCCGGAATACCTGAAAACCTATCAACTTACTGAGAAGAGCGATGTTTATTCATTTGGTGTGTTACTGGTTGAACTCGTCACTGGAAGGCGCCCAATTGAACCAAAAAGGGAACTCAAAGAGCGAATAACTGTAAAATGG GCAATGAAGAAATTTTCTGATGGAGATGCCATTTCAATCTTGGACCCAAGGGTAGAAAACACTGCAGCTAATAACTTGGCTCTTGAAAAGATACTTGAACTAGCCTTGCAATGCTTGGCTCCACGCAGACAAAATCGGCCAAGCATGAGAAGATGTGCAGAGATCCTGTGGAGTGTACGTAAGGATTACAGAGAGCTAGCAGCTTCAGATGTCCTTTTACAACCCTCTTATTCCAAAAGGAGCAATTCGACAAGAGAACAATAA